A single Fusobacterium russii ATCC 25533 DNA region contains:
- a CDS encoding TonB-dependent receptor: MKNVQKFLFLSILLASTSYGKESIKLKESYINSDYVEIQKLKPTKNIIVIERKDFIDKGYQNVTEILDDIPSINVGKSGWGSIDIRGQGEGSADKNLQVLLDGAPITNLINHPMQTNYDIVPVENIERIEIIPSGGSILYGSGSVGGIINITTNLKRLDRATKSVGFNYGTNLKEYNISLGHNLTDKLSMQLTYTNLKRNLYFKDTYRDTEYFSGGLNYKVNNNHSLSFRYSNLTEDGQFVRTISASNLKKAEKNYVPKTQKITIGLDDKGKKIFKEISGYSNAERKLESYNFTYNGKFNDGKIEYNGDFFYNKGNFDNSSLGNQTMYHRTKGLRNKLSFNYGQNTSFEGSSVLFGADYYIQSADLHYNDYRYDRKTKKYYVRPLAFEYDKKTVAFYIFNNLKYKDFDFSQGIRKDYTYWGFNKVAAKNEGKGTSKRPNTNYELALAYNYRDTGKVYVRYERSFTSPDGLEITDDFSTTDIKPTKGEDTIYDIYEIGLRDKIGFSTVVLTAFYNKTDNEMTRNLTTDPILGFGRESINILKTKRKGFEASLSQKFGNLTLEETYSYLKGSRKYNDKAKNYEDKDIDWTDSGLKKVPKHSVTLKASYAFTDRFSADIKYKYSGKYSNFINESDIFLKEEEKFIDSYSTVDVGLVYKLEKGLTLSAGLKNIFNKRYYEYVGDAKYTVQPAEERTYYMGIKYIF; the protein is encoded by the coding sequence ATGAAAAACGTACAAAAATTTTTATTTTTAAGCATTTTATTAGCCAGTACCTCTTATGGTAAAGAAAGTATAAAGTTAAAGGAGAGTTATATTAATTCTGATTATGTTGAAATTCAAAAATTGAAACCAACCAAAAATATCATTGTTATTGAAAGAAAAGATTTCATAGATAAAGGATATCAAAATGTAACAGAAATCCTAGATGATATTCCAAGCATAAATGTTGGAAAATCTGGTTGGGGAAGCATTGATATCAGAGGACAGGGAGAGGGAAGTGCAGATAAGAATTTACAAGTTTTATTAGATGGTGCACCAATTACAAATTTAATAAATCATCCCATGCAAACAAATTATGATATAGTACCGGTTGAAAATATAGAAAGAATAGAAATAATCCCAAGCGGAGGTTCTATACTATATGGTTCAGGCTCTGTGGGTGGTATTATAAATATTACCACAAATTTAAAGAGATTGGATAGAGCAACAAAGAGTGTAGGTTTTAATTATGGAACTAATTTGAAAGAATATAATATATCTTTAGGACACAATTTAACTGATAAATTATCAATGCAATTAACTTATACTAATCTAAAAAGAAATCTTTATTTTAAGGATACTTACAGAGATACAGAATATTTTTCAGGTGGTTTAAATTATAAAGTTAATAATAATCATAGCTTGTCATTTAGATACAGTAATTTAACTGAAGATGGTCAGTTTGTGAGAACAATAAGTGCTAGTAATCTGAAAAAGGCAGAAAAAAATTATGTTCCTAAAACTCAAAAGATAACTATAGGTCTTGATGATAAAGGTAAGAAAATATTTAAGGAAATTTCTGGTTACTCTAATGCAGAGAGAAAATTGGAATCTTATAATTTCACTTATAATGGAAAATTTAATGATGGTAAAATAGAATACAATGGAGATTTCTTTTATAATAAAGGAAATTTTGATAATTCTAGTTTAGGAAACCAAACAATGTACCATAGAACTAAGGGGCTTAGAAATAAATTAAGCTTTAACTATGGGCAAAATACGTCCTTTGAAGGAAGTAGCGTATTATTTGGAGCAGACTATTATATTCAAAGTGCAGACTTACACTATAATGACTATAGATATGATAGAAAAACAAAAAAGTATTATGTAAGACCATTGGCATTTGAATATGATAAAAAAACAGTAGCATTTTATATATTTAATAATTTAAAATACAAAGACTTTGACTTCTCTCAAGGTATTAGAAAAGACTATACTTATTGGGGCTTTAATAAGGTTGCTGCAAAGAATGAAGGAAAGGGAACAAGTAAAAGACCTAATACAAACTATGAACTTGCTCTTGCATATAATTATAGGGATACAGGAAAAGTTTATGTAAGGTATGAAAGAAGTTTTACCTCACCTGATGGTTTAGAGATAACAGATGACTTTTCAACAACAGATATTAAACCAACAAAAGGAGAAGATACAATATATGATATCTATGAAATAGGTTTAAGAGATAAAATAGGTTTTTCGACTGTCGTTTTAACAGCATTTTATAACAAGACAGATAATGAAATGACAAGAAATTTAACTACTGATCCAATCTTAGGATTTGGAAGAGAAAGTATAAATATATTAAAGACAAAAAGAAAAGGTTTTGAGGCTTCGTTATCACAAAAATTTGGTAATTTAACTCTTGAAGAAACTTATTCATATTTAAAAGGTAGTAGAAAATACAATGATAAGGCAAAAAATTATGAAGATAAGGATATAGATTGGACAGACTCAGGACTAAAAAAAGTTCCTAAACATTCTGTAACACTGAAAGCAAGTTATGCATTTACTGATAGATTTTCTGCTGATATAAAATATAAATATTCCGGAAAATATAGTAATTTTATAAATGAAAGTGATATTTTCTTAAAAGAGGAAGAAAAATTTATTGACTCATATTCAACAGTTGATGTGGGATTAGTTTATAAACTTGAAAAAGGACTTACTTTATCAGCCGGATTGAAGAATATATTTAACAAGAGATATTATGAATATGTGGGAGATGCTAAATACACAGTACAACCTGCAGAAGAAAGAACTTACTATATGGGTATAAAATATATATTCTAA
- a CDS encoding FprA family A-type flavoprotein yields the protein MYCCTKVNEDIIWIGVNDRKTPRFENYIPLDAGVTYNSYLIIDEKICIVDGVEAGEGGEFYSKIEATIGKSKIDYIVVNHVEPDHSGAIKGLLKIYPEIKIVGNVKTIMMLKDFGLDLNDEQVVVVKEKDVLDLGKHKLTFYMMPMVHWPESMTTYDMTDKILFSNDAFGSFGTLDGGIFDDEVNNEFFEDEMRRYYSNIVGKYGAPVNGIMKKLANIDISVIAPAHGLLWKQNISEVLRKYQLWANMEAEKEGVVIVYASMYGHTAEMAEVLGRELGNRGIKDVIIYDCSKTDQSYIFSSIWKYKGLMIGSCAHNNDIYPRLQPLLHKLANYGLKNRYLGIFGNMMWNGGGVKGITDFAASLPGLEVLAEPIEIKGAMTPAQRDKLIELASIMAEKLIAERK from the coding sequence ATGTATTGCTGTACAAAAGTAAATGAAGATATAATCTGGATAGGTGTAAATGATAGAAAGACTCCAAGATTTGAGAATTATATACCATTGGATGCCGGAGTTACTTACAATTCATATTTAATTATTGATGAGAAAATTTGTATTGTTGATGGAGTAGAGGCCGGAGAAGGTGGAGAGTTCTATTCAAAGATTGAAGCAACTATCGGGAAATCTAAAATTGACTACATTGTCGTTAACCATGTTGAACCTGACCATTCAGGTGCAATTAAAGGCTTATTAAAAATATATCCTGAAATAAAAATTGTCGGAAATGTTAAAACGATTATGATGTTAAAAGATTTTGGTCTTGACTTAAATGATGAACAAGTTGTTGTAGTCAAAGAAAAAGATGTGTTAGATTTAGGTAAGCATAAATTGACTTTCTATATGATGCCTATGGTACATTGGCCGGAATCAATGACTACTTATGATATGACAGATAAAATTCTATTTTCCAATGATGCCTTTGGAAGCTTCGGAACTTTAGATGGTGGAATCTTTGATGATGAAGTCAATAATGAATTTTTTGAAGATGAAATGAGAAGATACTATTCTAATATAGTTGGAAAATATGGAGCTCCCGTAAATGGTATTATGAAAAAATTAGCCAATATTGATATAAGTGTAATAGCCCCTGCTCACGGCTTACTTTGGAAACAAAATATAAGTGAAGTTCTTAGAAAGTACCAACTTTGGGCTAATATGGAAGCTGAAAAAGAGGGAGTTGTTATTGTCTATGCGAGCATGTATGGACATACTGCTGAAATGGCAGAAGTGCTAGGTAGGGAATTAGGAAATAGAGGAATTAAAGATGTTATTATTTATGATTGCTCAAAGACTGATCAATCATATATCTTTAGTTCTATATGGAAATATAAAGGGCTTATGATAGGCTCTTGTGCACATAATAACGATATCTACCCAAGACTTCAACCTCTTTTACATAAACTGGCAAATTATGGTTTAAAAAATAGATATTTAGGTATATTTGGAAATATGATGTGGAATGGTGGCGGAGTTAAGGGAATTACTGATTTTGCTGCAAGTCTTCCTGGACTTGAAGTTTTAGCTGAACCTATTGAAATTAAAGGTGCTATGACTCCAGCTCAAAGAGATAAGTTAATAGAACTTGCCTCTATTATGGCTGAAAAATTGATTGCTGAAAGAAAATAA
- a CDS encoding ABC transporter ATP-binding protein has product MNNIMELKNINKFYFETGNKLHILRNLNLEIKKGEFLSILGRSGSGKSTLLNIMGLLDKVDSGEIWIDGKNTSSLNENERNKIKNNFLGFVFQFHYLLNEFTALENVMIPALLNRFKNKKEIQKDAKNLLEVVGLGDRLSHKPNQLSGGEKQRVAIARAMINKPSLILADEPTGNLDEETSEVIFSLFKKLNNEFNQTVVVVTHSKDLSQITDRQVYLKKGSID; this is encoded by the coding sequence ATGAATAATATTATGGAATTAAAAAATATAAATAAGTTTTATTTTGAAACTGGTAACAAACTTCACATTTTAAGAAACTTAAATTTGGAGATAAAAAAAGGTGAATTTTTATCAATACTTGGCAGATCAGGTTCTGGAAAATCCACTTTACTTAATATTATGGGGCTTTTAGATAAAGTTGATTCCGGTGAAATCTGGATAGATGGAAAAAATACTTCCTCTTTAAATGAAAATGAAAGAAATAAAATAAAAAATAATTTCCTTGGCTTTGTTTTTCAATTTCACTATTTACTAAATGAGTTTACTGCCCTTGAAAATGTTATGATTCCCGCTCTTCTAAACAGATTCAAGAATAAAAAAGAAATACAAAAAGACGCAAAAAATTTACTTGAAGTTGTCGGTCTGGGAGATAGATTATCCCATAAGCCCAATCAGCTATCCGGAGGAGAAAAACAAAGAGTCGCAATAGCAAGAGCTATGATAAATAAACCCAGTCTTATTTTGGCTGATGAACCTACCGGAAATTTAGATGAAGAAACAAGTGAAGTTATCTTTTCGCTTTTTAAAAAACTTAATAATGAATTTAATCAAACAGTTGTTGTAGTTACCCATTCAAAGGATTTATCTCAAATAACGGATAGACAAGTTTATTTAAAAAAAGGCAGTATTGACTAA
- a CDS encoding ABC transporter permease, which translates to MIEFFIAKKQILERKKQSLVSILGVLIGITVLTVSIGISNGLDKNMINSILSLTSHVTAISYEPISNYEELIKTIEDDSEIKNINGIIPTVEAQGLVKYKGEFSDFVSGAKLIGYDLEKAINYMNLDDKIISGEINLENRKGILVGKELAGLAGMSVGDKLKLVTSENSDFEMEVMGIFESGFYEYDANMIIMPLITAQYINYKGNTADKLTIRLDNAYMASSVKEVLLRKYPDLFIYTWGEQNKALLSALTLEKTIMIIVFSLIVVIAGFLIWVTLNTLVREKTKDIGILRSMGFSKKNVMLIFLIQGLILGGIGIIVGVLLSIVLLWYIKNYTVNFISSIYYIKSIPIEISLKEISTVVLANSFIILISSIFPAYRAAKLENVEALRHE; encoded by the coding sequence ATGATAGAATTTTTTATTGCTAAAAAGCAAATACTGGAAAGAAAAAAGCAAAGTTTAGTATCAATTTTAGGTGTACTTATCGGAATAACTGTTTTAACAGTTTCAATAGGTATTTCAAACGGGCTGGATAAAAATATGATAAATAGCATACTTTCACTTACAAGCCATGTAACAGCTATATCCTATGAGCCTATTTCTAATTATGAAGAACTTATAAAAACTATTGAAGATGATAGTGAGATTAAGAATATTAATGGTATTATACCTACTGTTGAGGCACAGGGGCTGGTTAAATATAAAGGTGAGTTTTCTGATTTTGTGTCAGGTGCCAAATTAATTGGCTATGATTTAGAAAAAGCAATCAATTATATGAATCTGGATGATAAGATTATTTCCGGAGAAATTAATTTAGAAAATAGAAAAGGTATACTGGTTGGGAAAGAATTAGCCGGTTTGGCTGGAATGAGTGTAGGTGATAAATTAAAACTTGTAACCTCTGAAAATTCCGATTTTGAAATGGAAGTAATGGGAATTTTTGAAAGTGGTTTTTATGAATATGATGCTAATATGATAATAATGCCACTTATCACAGCTCAATATATAAATTATAAAGGAAATACAGCCGATAAACTCACAATAAGGCTTGATAATGCCTATATGGCTAGTTCTGTTAAAGAAGTACTTTTAAGGAAATATCCCGATCTATTTATATATACTTGGGGAGAGCAAAATAAGGCCTTACTCTCAGCATTAACCTTAGAAAAAACAATAATGATTATAGTCTTTTCTCTAATAGTAGTTATTGCAGGCTTTTTAATTTGGGTAACTCTTAATACCTTGGTAAGAGAAAAAACAAAAGATATCGGTATACTCCGTTCTATGGGCTTTTCTAAAAAAAATGTAATGCTTATATTTTTAATTCAAGGGCTTATATTAGGAGGAATAGGAATTATAGTCGGTGTTCTCTTATCTATTGTTTTATTATGGTATATAAAAAATTATACAGTAAATTTTATATCAAGTATCTATTATATAAAAAGTATTCCTATTGAAATATCTTTAAAAGAAATTTCAACTGTTGTGCTTGCAAACTCTTTCATCATACTTATATCAAGTATTTTCCCGGCATATAGAGCTGCAAAACTTGAAAATGTGGAGGCATTAAGACATGAATAA